A genomic window from Silene latifolia isolate original U9 population chromosome Y, ASM4854445v1, whole genome shotgun sequence includes:
- the LOC141631782 gene encoding uncharacterized protein LOC141631782 — MDPIKYLFEKPVLNGRMSRWTLMLSEFDLKYVPLKAIKGKVVADFLADNPVEETDIVDTWSFPDEDIVHVEDDVWDLYFDGASNNMGCGIGVLIISPRGEHSANKLGVMKLTVHGDSSLVINQVTGSWKIKSSSLAPYQAKIEELEKLFEEVRYVYLPREENQFADALSKLAALINIPDHMDSMPLCVERRSSPAYINAVDDAEESEAEPWYASIVRFKEAGEYPADLDTRGKRALRMLSAQFVKTNDGQLYKKTAQGVLLRCVDKTTSEKVMEEVHDGECGPHMNSHMLVRKIMRLGYYWTTMETNCRRYVRHCHNCQIFANIQHTNGAVEAANKTVATILRKMSDNYKEWPEKIPFALWGYRTSIRTATGATPYYLVYGMEVVQPVELEVPSLRILLESQVPEADWVQARYDSLVLLDERRLNALYHVQLYQKRIERAFNKKVKPMGINEGDLVLKSVRALLRVDPRGKFKPNWAGPYLVKKILTGGAVRLADLDGNDFSNPTNLDQLKKYYP; from the exons atggaccccatcaagtacttgtttgaaaAGCCGGTGCTAAACGGCAGAATGTCAAGATGGACCCTCATGCTAtcggaattcgatctcaaatatgtgccactgaaagcgATAAAAGGAAAGGTCGTTGCCGATTTCCTGGCCGATAATCCAGTCGAAGAAACTGACATTGTTGACACTTGGTCGTTCCCAGATGAGGATATTGTCCATGTCGAAGATGATGTATGGGATCTATATTTCGATGGGGCTTCGAATAACATGGGATGCGGAATAGGTGTCCTTATCATTTCACCGAGAGGAGAGCAC AGCGCTAACAAGTTAGGAGTCATGAAGTTGACAGTACACGGGGATTCCTCCTTGGTCATTAATCAAGTGACGGGGTCATGGAAGATCAAAAGTAGCAGCCTGGCACCCTACCAGGCTAAGATAGAAGAGCTAGAAAAACTCTTCGAAGAGGTGCGATACGTGTACCTCCCAAGGGAGGAAAATCAGTTCGCTGACGCACTGTCAAAACTGGCAGCGTTGATAAACATCCCTGATCATATGGATAGCATGCCATTGTGTGTCGAACGAAGGTCTTCACCAGCTTATATAAACGCTGTCGATGATGCCGAGGAAAGCGAagccgaaccttggtatgcatCCATTGTGAGATTCAAAGAAGCAGGAGAATACCCTGCAGACCTCGATACACGTGGAAAGCGTGCATTGCGAATGTTATCCGCCCAATTCGTTAAAACTAACGATGGACAATTATATAAGAAGACAGCACAGGGTGTCCTGTTGCGATGCGTCGACAAGACAACGTCAGAaaaggtcatggaagaagtccacgacggggaATGTGGGCCGCATATGAACTCCCACATGCTAGTTCGGAAGATCATGAGGttaggatactattggacaacAATGGAAACAAATTGTCGCAGATATGTCCGGcattgtcacaattgccaaatatttgCGAATATTCAACAT ACAAATGGAGCAGTGGAGGCCGCTAACAAAACGGTGGCTACTATATTGAGAAAGATGTCTGACAATTACAAGGAGTGGCCGGAGAAGATACCCTTCGCGTTGTGGGGATATAGAACATCCATCAGAACAGCCACAGGGGCAACTCCGTACTATCTAGTTTACGGGATGGAAGTAGTACAACCAGTCGAACTGGAAGTACCCTCCCTGCGCATCTTGCTCGAAAGCCAGGTCCCGGAAGCGGATTGGGTCCAAGCCAGATATGATTCGTTGGTGTTACTTGATGAGCGTCGTTTGAATGCATTGTATCATGTTCAGCTCTATCAAAAAAGGATAGAGCGGGcttttaacaagaaggtgaagcCCATGGGAATTAATGAAggcgatttagttctcaaatcagtaAGGGCTCTATTACGAGTCGATCCAAGAGGGAAGTTTAAGCctaattgggccggtccttatCTCGTGAAGAAGATACTCACAGGAGGCGCGGTACGTTTGGCAGATTTGGATGGAAATGATTTCTCGAATCCAACGAATCTGGATCAGTTGAAGAAGTACTATCCTTAA